DNA from Fusarium falciforme chromosome 7, complete sequence:
AAGACACAGACAAGTTGGTGTCATTGTCCAGTTTGGCAAGGAAAATGGCCCCCAGGTTCCCCGCGCTCAACGGACAGACACCATATGTTGCTGGACTCTGGCGACACACTCTTGTGCAACAGTTGAAATGGTACGCAGCGGGTGAACTGGGTCGGTACTCTGACCGCTATGTCGCACCAAGCTTCTCCTGGGCCTCGCTCAGCTTCTACAGAAGGGGTGTGGAGTTTTCGTTACCTCTAACACACATTCTTTGTGAGGCCGTAGATGCGAGTACCACGCCTGTGTACCAGAGAAATCAGTTTGGAGCTGTCTCTAGAGGAACTATAACCCTATACGGCCCGCACATATACTACACTATTCGATTTCAGGAGGGAAAATCTAAGATGTTTATTAGGCAGGAGATGACGCCAGCACTGGAGGTGAAACACATAATCCTCGACTGCCCGCTGCGCGAACACCTCATCGACGATGGCCGCGTCACGCTGCAGAGATCAACGAGCCCGGCGCagcaagaagatggagagttCTCCGTCAGCGTTTTTATCTTGGGACAATCTGGGCAGCGGCCATTTGGAAGCCTGTACTGCTTGATTCTTGGATACGGGGAAAATGGGGAGCACCAGCGGCTTGGTCAGGTTCTGTTGGGATACGCGGACAGGGAGACCAAATTTTCCCCCGAGCATTTCAAGCCCTTGAGAAAAGAAGTTGTTTTGGTTTAATACTCAAGGCCGGCCAAATCATAATTATGCTAGAGTCAATTCCGCCCGTTGTGAGGGtttctcttttttccctGATACTTTGTTCCTTATCACTAACTCATAATAAACCTATTGCCAACTCATTATGAACTCGTCATgaatttattaaacctatcaaAAACTTGTCAAATAATCATCATGAACTCATTGGTGACCGCGATCTATCATGAAATATAAGATGGTTGATCTCATGTCGGCCGAACTGCCACTTTCAAACCCCTCAACTGTCAAGCTGCAAGGTAGATGTTTCTCTCATACCCTGGTGATATCCTTGGCACTCGCTGAACTCGTCAATGCTCCGCGACCCGACACCGGGATGGTGGAGGACCCCGCTTCTTGGCTCGGCGATGCAAACTTGGGAAGACAACAATGAACAGCGACTTTGTTGCGGATAATGGAGAGTATATTGTAGAGAGACTCTGTTCTTAGGATCAGAGGTCGAGACCATACCATCGCTTTGAATAATCGTACGTGGTTCATCAGCTCTAACTTGTCAATCTGCCTCTGTAATCCTCTTGACCAGAGCCTCCTCGGACTTCTATTGTTCCTGCATCCCTGCAGCCACTTCATTACCCCGCTCACACTCTGTTCTCAATAAATCGCTCGTAATTACCAGGACAACCTCGCCATCATTTACTCCAGACTGCTCCATACCTGTTGGCTACCTAATCCAGCCGCTGATCCATCTGTCCAAGCCCTCCCAACATGTGTCAAGATACGCCCGCAGATTCCCCGCCCGGTGGCATCCTCCCTCCCCAGCACTGGGCACAGCAGGTTGTCTCACCACTCCAAGCCACAATGTGTCGTGCCTTGCTTATGGTTACAACAGGGACAAACCGATGATACAGACGCCGATTCtgctcttggtgatggcgctGAATCGTCAACTGCTTCCATCAGCTCCAGTATCCTACAATATAGAACTATTCATGGGCGATCTTACCACAGTGAGCAGGGTAATGCCCAGTATTGGTGCGTCCTCGCATGCCGTTTCTTGTTCAGTAATGTCTGATGACATGATGCTAGGGGTGCAAATGACGAAACTCAGAATGAGGTGATGGACATCAAGTATGCTTACCACTACTGTCACCTGGATGATGTTTACTAAGACCCTTTAAGCCATCACACTCTGACTCTCGGCATTGGAGAAAAGCTTCATTTGGCGCCACTGGAAAAAGAGAACCTCGAGGTAGGCGGTTTCTGAATGATGCGTCAGTTCGTTGGCTAACTCCTCAGTTTGTTGTCGATATTGGCACTGGAACAGGTAAAGAATCCCCAATTATCAGTCCTGATATACTCAATATTTACTCTAATCAACAACACAGGCATCTGGGCCATGTATGTCATGACTAAAACGAATGCGCTGCAGAAACTCTCCAGCTAACCCTCGCAGTGACTTTGCCGACGAGTATCCCAACGCACGTGTTGTAGGAACAGACCTATCCCCCATCCAGCCAGGCTGGGTTCCTCCGAACCTACAATTGTTCGTGTCACACATGCTCAATCCCGTAGTCGGCTCAGGACTAATCATAAGATGGCAGCGAGATTGAAGACTGCACCCGCGAGTGGACATTCAAGCCCGACTCGATTGATTATATCCACATCAGATGGCTTGTTGGCAGCATTAAAGACTGGGGTGCTCTTTTTAGTGAAGCCTTTCGCTGCTGTAAGCCTGGCGGCTGGGTCGAGAGCTACGAGACTTCCTCAGCGATCACGAGTGATGACGGAACGGTCAAGGATGATTCTGCAATGGGACAATGGGGCAAGTTCTTTGTCGAAGGAGGCAAAAAGCTCGGTGCAACCTTTACGGTCGTGGAAGACGATACCCagaagaaagagatggaAAAGGCGGGCTTCGTTGACATCCATGAGTTTGAGTTCAAGGTAGGTCTTTCTCCTAACCGGCCTTTCTCTCGAAGAAGGCTCTCTACGATGTTGAATGCAGGGCTCACAATATTTGCTAGTGTCCTGTTGGCGGATGGCCAAAGGATCCCAGACTCAAGGAGATGGGACGCTTCACTCAGTATGGGCTCGAGTCTGATACTGAAGGCTTCGTTCTCTTCATGGCTCACACTCTGGGCTGGAGCAAAGAGGAAATTCAAGTATACATCTCCCATCTTCGCCGCGAGATGCGTGCAGGAAAGTCGCATGCGTTCTACCGCCAAAAGGTGGTCTGGGGTCGGAAGCCGTCTGCAAAGGAAGTTCCCCAGTCGAGTGATTAGAGGCATCGCAAGAGGACTACAGACTTGCTCGATGGTCATGAGATAGGAGGTGGATCACGAATTGATGAATCACATGACAAATGTACTTACTTCGCTTCCATgtagctatttaatcttacCGTTTGTCTCTCTTCACTCAATAAGCCGGTCGAAAGCAGGCCTCGTCGTGTTAGTTGTTGATATCCTTAAGGTGTGCCTTGGCCCTTGGAATACGAGCGTCTCGGTGGAGAAGGTCAAACATCAGGAAAGGAGGGGCTTGGGAACAAAGAATGCAAGGGCGAGGCAACAATAATAATGCACCAAAAAAATGATGGTGCTCTTAGCGCAGTATTCGGGAGTTTCCAAGTCCTCTAGAATATGAAAAACAGAAGAGAAAAATTGCGTCCTTCCTCGAGGTGCTAACTCTTGTTTAAAGGAATCAACCATGCACGTGCAACCGCAATTTCAGGGCAGAAGCCACAATGGCGATCCTGACAAAGAGCAATTTTCAGAGCAGGAGAGGAGAGTAACAGAAGGGTGATGTTGtgaagaaagaagggaaaaaagtCTCGGTCCAGAGGAGACCAAAGAAACAGATGCGCGTAATAGAGGACGCGAGACAGCGGTGCGCACGCGGACCAGCCCCGTgaggctggagaagaagaagagtagCACACACGCCTAGGGCTGAGAAGGGAGTGCTTCACCAGTTCCAGTTGCTGAGCACCGCTGCCAAGGAGCGGCTAGCCTACCAGAACGGAGTTCGCCGCCAGGTACCTCTGCTCCTGTCAGTGGTCCTCGGTTTGCAGTCAGCTACACTGTGTCTAATCTCGTCGGTTCTAGTCATTGCCAGGGGTCGATCTTCGCGCGCAGGCTGGCAGTGGTTGACCAGAGCAACACTTAACAGCTGTGTCATCAAGTGGAGCTCTCTCCTGGTGCCTCATTGGGCCTCGAGCGGCTTTGGTGCTCTTAAGAGCTGAGTACTTGCGAGGCCGAAGCCTACGAGGGCGATGGCTCGTGGAGAGTGGTGCCTGGCAAGAGAAGCCTCCCCAGGAGAGAAGCCGGTTATATTTATGGCCATTAGATTAAAATTCCTATCGTGGTACCTCCTAAAAGCAATGGGTCCGAGGGAGTGTGAAAGTCACATGATCTGATCAATGAAAACGAGAGTTGTACATATTTCGAGATTCACCAAGTTGAGAACAAACAGCGGCAGAGAACTCAATCACATAGGTGCCTCCAGAGGAAAAAAAGCTCAGGATGTAaaattaagtactttaatacCCACCAGACCTATCGCCTGGCTGCTTAGGAGATTTTGCTGCATGCCTCCAAGAAGTGTTTAGGGTAGGAGAAACACGAGTGAGATAAGAGAACTGATAAGATAAGGTCATGTTTGATAAGATTAGATCGCGCGCTGATAAGCTTGATAGCACACCCGAGCCACTTTCTACAACCTTTGCTGAGACTCTTGGCTTGCATGGCTTGGACGTGCTTTGAAGGAAAATTTTGTCTAATTTAACCTTGCCTCCGCTTGTTGCTGAAGGCGGCTTACTTGGCCTCTCTATGGTTAGGTACCAAGGACAACAGGGCCATGATCCGCGCAGCGCCGAGGGCGGTCTGATACGAATGACATGGTAAACTTGTCACCTTGGTCACCTTTGCCATCTATTCACGGCTAAATATAACATGTCGCTTTCAACACTCAATCAGATAGCAATTAGACATCTTGAGCCATCCCGGTGACGTCAGCACCTGCGGAGTTTGATGGGAGAACTATGTTGAGGCTTCGATAAAGGCCTTCAACTCTATTTAACAAaactctttttctttttcttctcgtCATGAATCATTTCTCAAAAGGCATCCCCCCCATTAAAAGGGGCCTACTGCTTCTCAAAGGTGCAGGACTCGATTTGTTGTGTTCTCAatcttctctttttataCATCCAAACGTCACCTCCACTCACAGGCAACACAATGGCGAGCATCCTCTGTTTTCCACCCGAACTTTGGGTTATGCTCATGAAATATTGCGATTCGCCGATCGATCTCAACAGTCTCATCAATGCCTCTCCCAATGCTTCACGACGCTTCTTTGCCGACAAACGATCCATACTGAAGTCACACATCAAGGCAATCCGTGCCACCTTTGGCTCGATTCCTGCTGCAGCTCTCTTGGCAGCTCGACTACGTCATGCCAAACAAAAGGAGGGACTCGATACTTTGGacagagaagaagcagaaaaaAAGGTAAGGTCAATCGCCATCTTCTACCTTACTCGCTCTGAGATTGATACAGAACAATTTCTTATGAATAAACTCGGGCACCTTTACGCGCTTTCAACAACCATCACTGAAGCCGAGTGGATCACGTCTCAATATGCGCCACAAGCTTGGAACTACTACAAACATATGAATCGAGAAGATTTGCCTCCACTCTGCGTCAACCCTGCTTCTCTAAGCAATGGCATGGTGCTGTCCTTGAGAGAGAAGCAAAAATTCTCTCGTGCCGTGTTTCGGTTCGAGAGCTATTGTCAGGCGTTCTTCCGTGGCGAGGAGATACTGTTCAAAGGCGACACAGACTCTCGTCGGGTCTGTTttgaggaagaagctggaATTTCGGAAGACACGAACATTGTGAACAACTTCTATTCGATCGTCTACTATGTCTATGATCAGCATTGGTCACTGCTAGGCAATGTCGTCGAGCACCTCGGGGCAAAGGCGATACCACCACCAAACGGCATCGAAGCCGACGAGGCAGGTTACCTCGAACGCGGACCTGATTGCAAGAACCACGACCGGGTACTGAGGCAACTTCATCTGTGTCGGTTTCGATATCGAACTCAGCTTGAAACGCACAAACTTGTTCATTATCTCCTGTCTCAAGGCCTTAGCACTCTTTTCGAGCTGCAGAGGATGAGCATTGAGGATTTGACAAACTTCACCCTTGCCACATTCTATCGCATAAGCCTAAGTCAACATCCGGTAATTCTGATGATGAATGGTATTGACCTCTACCGCAAAGGAATTGTTGGGGGTGACCGATGGATGCCGTAGTTACACATTAACTCTTTATCCTTTCAAGAAGACGATGGGTGAAAATGCGCCAAGTGTTTCTGGGACAAAACGCGTGTCGataaggaaaagaagcaCGGATTAATGTACCCTCGTTACTGATAGAAAGCGCCACGGCGGAGAAAGAGTCACCTAAGGCGCTGTGACAATTCCAGCACAGACTCTGGCTAGGTTTATCTGCTTGATCATTATGATTCCAAATGGCTCTCTGAGTTACATTGATCTCTTTGAATTATTTGACTGCTTAGATGCTTATGATCTTGGCCGTTGATGCAATCTCCTAAATCGTGGGCTTCGGTCGGGCTGCGCGATCATGTCAATGTTGTGCCAGCAAGCCTCATTGTGCTATGATTGTCCGTGGATATTATTAGTTGTTGTCGCGACTGAGAGggccttattaagctatctCCAGGTTAGAAGCGGAAAAGCCATGCAGAATGAAAGATAAAGATTGAGAAATCATGATGCTTTTCAGGCGCTAATGTCTAGACTATAACATACATGAAAGGGAAGCCAAGTCCCATCAGAAAACCCAGGATGGATACAGTCGGTCTCGTAAAGCAAGAGACGCTTACGTTTCTGATTCTCCATCAATCCAGACCACGATATTCCCTGGTGGATTCACCATTTCCTTGAAGAATTGTCTTATAGCCTCCTCCGTGTATCGCATACTGAAATGCATGAGTACAAATGTCGTCTTGGGCCACTTTCGAATGACTGGTTCCAGATTGCTCCATATTGTGTGCTTGGTCCGGACAGCCTGTGGCTTGTGCTCCTCGTACAAGAAACTGCACTCTGTTATGACCACCGGTATGCCCTCCTGTAACCAGACGGGGTCGGCAGCCAAGGTTGCTGCAGTGGTATCGCCCAGAAAGGCGAATATTGGTGTTGACCGTGGAGCCGTGATTTTGACGCCGGATTCGCGTAGTGCCTTGAGTTCAGGTCCTTTCCGTGAGGTAAATTCTGGCTTGAGGCCATGTGTGACCATGGAAAAGACGTAGCCTACACACGGGACTGTGTGATCGCAGTTGAAGGCTGTGGCTGTAACATTCTTGGTTCTCCTTAGGTTGACGGTATCGCCATGCTGAACGCCATGTGTGATATGAGTGTTGAGCCATCCATTTCGATCCGGGTCATTGCTGCCCTCATCACTGGTGTCGGCAAGTTGGTCGGCATCTTCGGCGGTTATGAGCCCACCCAGATTAAGCATTGTTCTGGCGAGGAGAAAGTCGTCGAGTACTTTGACCATCTCGACTGGACAATAGATATCAGGCGGATCCTCTCGTTTGACGAAAGCAGGTGATAGAAGAGTGTGGTCGCTGTGCCCGTGGGTGAGAAAAATGTGCTTTGGCCGCGCCTTGTTGACGCAGAGGCCAGCATCGAGAAGAAGGTTGAGCTGAGGGATGACGAATGAGGTATGCCACGCTGCTCGAGACTTGCCCGTCAAGACATATTGGCTATGTGGTTTTGGGAACCGCCACTCCAACGTCTCGGAGCGTGTTGATTGTGGGAGCGGAGTCGCGAATGTCAGTTCTGTCATGGTGAAAATAGAGCGTGAACGATTGAGCCATGTAGAGGAAGGATGAAGATTTCGGTAACAGCGCGATGCGATCTTCTGAGCAAGGCTGGTGTTGACCATTGGGAGGCAACTATGTGCGTGGGTGAGGTTGTCTTTATAGGCTTATCGCTTATCGCGCGTGTGTGTGGGCTGTGATGCAGGAGCCACTTTCGGCAAGGTGACTCATCAGGCACGGTTGAAAATGACTAGCCACGCCGATAAATGTTAACTCAGCCACTCTCATTGAGCCACATGATTGATTGTGAATTGCGCTCAGTTTGTGTTTCGAAGATAGGGTTATTTTTAAACTCAATGTAATTGTTATTCGTGGTTGAATTTGCTTGTACATGGGATTGAGTTGTGTTGCTCCACCATCTTCCGTTGAGCTAATTTTGGACCGTTGGCAGGACTTGTTCTAACAATGACTTGGGCTAATGCATATTCTAGTAACGTAATGGAGGCGACGGTGGACCATTCAGCTGAGAAATTCTCATGGTAACTGATGGCACTTCATACTGCAGTTCATCCCCTCGGGCCCGTCGTCTCTGGCGAACAGGTTGACTGGGGTAAGGCGGGAGGTCATGAAAACACGAGTGCCGGTGGTTATCAAGTAAGAATAACCATTAAAAAtgattttagctatataacgTTCTATAATACGTCTTAAAAATGGCAAATCCCTAAAACTTTAGTCACTTCTTGGGACAAAATCCTGAGCAGCCCTCTCCACCAGGCCTCAAGTCATGAAAGTGCCCGCGCATGTGATGGCCAGCCCAAACAAACTGTCAGTCGGAAAGAGATAAGTAAGAGTTACTAGGTAAATTTCACGAAGTAAGATACTCGCGGATTTGAATAGTTTCTGAGACGCCTTCTTGGTCGAACACAGCCACACGCTCGTTCTGGGGTTCAAGTTATGAGAATGTCATTCTACGTGGCTCTTACATGCAAATAACCCCTAGGCTGGGGTAGAAGCATTACAGATTGTGGTAAAGGGCGTAGAGAAGTGGGTACTGGGATCTTTGAATAACTTCCTGGGATCCTATCTCTGCTGATTCTATCAGCTCATTACAATGACAGCAGTGACACTATACTAAATATGCCCCAGGCGGAAGTCTATATAAAGATCTTCGGGAGCTGTGAGACCGCGGCTGCAAAAATACCGAGAGAGAAGATGGGAAAGAACCATGCCATTGAGCGACTCTTAACAGCGAGTCAAGAGAGAAGTCGAGGCCATCGGGGCATTTATGGAAGTCGGGGAAGTCGGGGGGCATTGTTCCAACACCCCGCTAGTTAAAGCTTTTGGTGACGACTGGGTACTCATCATTCCATGACATGAGGG
Protein-coding regions in this window:
- a CDS encoding Lactamase-B domain-containing protein, coding for MTELTFATPLPQSTRSETLEWRFPKPHSQYVLTGKSRAAWHTSFVIPQLNLLLDAGLCVNKARPKHIFLTHGHSDHTLLSPAFVKREDPPDIYCPVEMVKVLDDFLLARTMLNLGGLITAEDADQLADTSDEGSNDPDRNGWLNTHITHGVQHGDTVNLRRTKNVTATAFNCDHTVPCVGYVFSMVTHGLKPEFTSRKGPELKALRESGVKITAPRSTPIFAFLGDTTAATLAADPVWLQEGIPVVITECSFLYEEHKPQAVRTKHTIWSNLEPVIRKWPKTTFVLMHFSMRYTEEAIRQFFKEMVNPPGNIVVWIDGESET